The proteins below come from a single Pieris brassicae chromosome 1, ilPieBrab1.1, whole genome shotgun sequence genomic window:
- the LOC123708995 gene encoding uncharacterized protein LOC123708995, protein MVPNTLVVIFFSLSSLCLAGDIILDSNKDACRVYLSCATCITKKTCTWCVTKSRCTQQACGNDNVIYPSDVPALMSGPDFCPRVDESKPVTIKSGAKEILAVKITQIYLYMAFTPWKCKITLKGKEKIVPAVLIGDKVYCEVMEFTNDTEDPSIEGSVAVLWDYNKSFDGSLPFKICRCDLDPACKACKL, encoded by the coding sequence ATGGTACCAAATACCCTtgtagtaatatttttctcCTTATCAAGTTTATGTCTGGCCggagatattattttagattccAACAAAGACGCCTGTAGGGTATACTTATCTTGTGCGACATGCATCACAAAGAAAACCTGCACCTGGTGTGTCACAAAAAGTAGATGCACCCAGCAAGCTTGTGGTAACGACAATGTAATTTATCCGAGTGACGTCCCAGCTCTCATGTCCGGCCCGGATTTTTGCCCCCGAGTTGATGAATCAAAGCCAGTCACTATCAAAAGCGGGGCAAAGGAAATATTAGCTGTGAAAATCacacaaatttatttgtacatgGCATTTACTCCTTGGAAATGCAAAATTACTTTGAAGGGTAAAGAGAAAATTGTGCCCGCGGTGCTTATTGGGGATAAAGTATATTGCGAAGTAATGGAGTTCACAAACGACACAGAAGATCCTTCGATTGAAGGTAGTGTTGCAGTCTTGTGGGATTACAATAAATCTTTTGACGGTTCACTACcgtttaaaatatgtagatGCGATTTAGATCCAGCCTGTAAGGCCTGTAAGctttaa